The Saxibacter everestensis genome has a window encoding:
- a CDS encoding helix-turn-helix transcriptional regulator yields the protein MDDIAATADLGTFLRTRRAKLTPEDVGISSYGSRRVPGLRREELAQLAGVSATYYTRLEQGQSTNASEAVIDSLARALGLNADERAHLHDLARPVRARRKRQARPERVRAGTIGLLNAMSDIPAVAVGRRNEVLGWNALGHLLLAGHLDVDAPERPTDRPNLTRMLFLDPHTRDLYRNWREEATLAVASLRFVAAQFKDDRGLAELIGELTLNSPEFAALWAKHPVQRCVSGVKEFRHPEVGDFELNFEVLHLPDANGQRIIAHSAEPNSRASGALQLLRVPATDLSRSAADTARR from the coding sequence ATGGACGACATTGCCGCCACGGCCGACCTCGGGACGTTTCTTCGCACTCGCCGAGCGAAACTGACCCCCGAGGACGTCGGCATCAGTTCTTATGGCTCCCGTCGGGTTCCCGGCCTCAGAAGGGAAGAACTGGCCCAGTTGGCAGGGGTATCTGCCACCTACTACACCCGACTCGAGCAGGGCCAATCGACAAACGCCTCTGAGGCCGTAATTGACTCACTCGCCCGGGCGCTCGGCCTGAATGCCGATGAACGCGCGCATCTGCACGACCTCGCCCGGCCGGTTCGCGCAAGGCGCAAGCGTCAGGCGCGTCCGGAGCGGGTGCGGGCTGGCACGATCGGCCTGCTGAATGCGATGAGTGATATTCCTGCGGTCGCGGTAGGCAGGCGAAATGAGGTTCTCGGCTGGAATGCGCTCGGGCATCTCTTGCTCGCCGGGCACCTCGACGTGGACGCCCCGGAACGGCCGACAGACCGGCCCAACCTGACCCGGATGCTGTTTCTCGACCCGCATACACGTGATCTGTACCGGAACTGGCGCGAGGAGGCCACGCTTGCCGTGGCGTCACTTCGCTTCGTGGCTGCCCAGTTCAAGGATGATCGCGGGCTGGCCGAGTTGATCGGCGAGCTGACGCTCAACAGTCCCGAGTTCGCGGCGCTGTGGGCAAAGCATCCCGTGCAGCGCTGTGTGAGCGGAGTCAAGGAGTTCCGCCATCCGGAGGTCGGCGATTTCGAGCTGAACTTCGAAGTGCTGCACCTGCCCGACGCGAACGGCCAGCGCATCATCGCGCATTCGGCTGAACCGAACTCGCGGGCTTCGGGGGCATTACAGCTGCTCCGGGTGCCGGCGACTGATCTTTCCCGGAGCGCCGCGGACACCGCTCGGCGATAA
- a CDS encoding stealth family protein: MVEDLLFVRRVLEAAELDYLFVRGNDERPVIAVDVSDRQTLREALVAACAEEPFYAKPVDVKKGKTELLADGSLSSNSKARIFRLFRPRVVPESGLLYGPSTGVQIELWSMHDSEEIVLPIENSITRRTIRREDIVRGSVERFGLTWPAIENMFADHATDINFDIDMVFSWVDGSSIEWQKARAARMAGTVVGEGDESEARYRQIDELKYALRSVYMFAPWIRRIFIAADSPRPSWLADHPSVTFVRSEDFFADPSVLPTHNSQAVESQLQHIPGLAEHFLYSNDDMFFGRPVGPDTFFSPGGVTKFIEASVRIGLGDTELGRSGYENAARVNRRLLQDRFGRTTTRHLEHAAAPLRKSVLLEMEQEFAKEFKETSASTFRAASNISVTNSLYHYYALMTGRAVVQQLAKVRYVDTTLRSGIRKMDSLLAKRSVDFFCLNDGSFPEIDAAERAELVTDFLERYFPIKAPWEVDAD; the protein is encoded by the coding sequence ATGGTCGAGGACCTGCTGTTCGTGCGGCGTGTTCTTGAGGCCGCCGAACTTGATTATCTGTTCGTGCGGGGCAACGACGAGCGGCCCGTCATTGCGGTCGATGTTTCCGATCGCCAGACTTTGCGGGAAGCGCTTGTTGCCGCGTGCGCGGAGGAGCCGTTCTACGCCAAACCGGTCGACGTGAAGAAGGGGAAGACCGAACTTCTGGCCGACGGGTCCCTGTCGTCGAACTCAAAAGCCCGGATCTTCAGGCTGTTCAGGCCGCGCGTCGTGCCGGAAAGCGGCTTGTTGTACGGCCCGTCGACCGGTGTGCAGATCGAGCTGTGGTCAATGCATGACAGTGAAGAGATCGTCCTCCCGATCGAGAACTCGATCACTCGCCGGACGATTCGCCGCGAAGACATCGTGCGCGGGAGTGTTGAACGGTTCGGGCTGACCTGGCCGGCAATCGAGAACATGTTTGCCGATCACGCTACCGACATCAACTTCGACATCGACATGGTTTTTTCCTGGGTCGACGGGTCGTCGATCGAATGGCAGAAGGCTCGCGCAGCGCGGATGGCCGGCACCGTGGTTGGCGAAGGAGACGAATCGGAGGCGCGTTATCGCCAGATCGACGAGCTGAAGTACGCGCTGCGTTCGGTCTACATGTTCGCGCCCTGGATCCGACGGATCTTCATTGCGGCGGATTCGCCTCGTCCGTCGTGGCTGGCCGATCACCCATCCGTGACTTTCGTGCGTAGCGAAGACTTTTTTGCTGATCCGTCCGTGCTGCCGACGCATAATTCTCAGGCGGTCGAGAGTCAGCTGCAACATATCCCGGGGCTGGCCGAGCACTTCCTGTACTCGAACGACGACATGTTCTTCGGCCGGCCGGTTGGCCCCGACACCTTCTTCTCGCCCGGAGGCGTGACCAAGTTCATTGAGGCGTCGGTTCGGATCGGCCTCGGCGACACGGAGTTGGGACGCAGTGGCTATGAGAACGCTGCGCGGGTTAACCGCCGGCTGCTTCAGGATCGCTTCGGGCGGACGACGACTCGGCACCTGGAACACGCTGCCGCGCCACTGCGGAAGAGTGTTCTGCTGGAAATGGAACAGGAGTTCGCGAAGGAGTTCAAGGAGACTTCGGCCAGCACGTTCCGGGCGGCGTCGAATATTTCGGTGACCAATTCGCTCTACCACTACTACGCCTTGATGACTGGGCGAGCGGTGGTGCAACAGCTGGCCAAGGTGCGGTATGTCGACACGACGCTGCGGTCCGGGATCCGGAAGATGGACTCGTTGCTGGCGAAGCGCTCGGTAGATTTCTTCTGCCTCAACGACGGCAGTTTTCCCGAGATCGATGCGGCGGAGCGCGCCGAGCTCGTGACAGATTTCCTGGAGCGATACTTCCCGATCAAAGCCCCCTGGGAAGTCGACGCAGACTAG